GGTCCAGGTCAGGGTCGACTGGGCGCTCTCGCCGTCGGCGGCGTTGAAATTGAGCACCTGCGCCTGGGTGGTCGGGTCTTCGTTCCCGTTCATCACCTCAAAGGTGTCGACCGCCGTCTGGGCGGAAGTGCCGCCGCCGGTGGTCACCGTAATATGATAGGTGCCGGCAATTAAGCTGGCCGGAACGGTCGCCAGGATCTTGGTGGCGGAAATGATGCTGGTTCCCGTCAGCGCGGTGGCCGGCGAGGTCTGGATGTTCGCGACCGCGCCGCTGACGAAGTTGGTCCCTTCGATCACGATCAGCGTGGCGGCGGTGTTCGGCGCGCGGCTCGGATAGATCCGGGTCACGGTCGGCACCGGGAGAGAATCCTTGACCAGCGTTTCGACCGTGCTGTTCTGGCCGAGCGGGCCGACGTTCGGGACTTCATCGTACGCCTTGATGGCGACCCAGATGTAGGTGGGCATGATCGGGCTGGACGGCAGGCCGGTCAGGACCCGGCTTTCGGTCGCGCCGCCGGCCACCAGACCGCTCCAGGCGGCGGTGTCGTAGGTGGTACCGGTCGTCGCGAAATTGTCGTTGGTGAACGGATTGGCGAACGGCGAGTTACTGGTCGCGTAGCGGACCTGGTAGCCGGCCACCGTGCCGGCCATGTGGTCGTCGCCGGGGGCGGTCCAGGTCAGGCTGACTTCGCCGGCGGAAGCGCCGGGGTTAGCCGTCAGGTTGCTGACCGCGTCCGGCGAAATGGTGTCGGGGATCACGACCCCGGGCGTACCGGTGTCGGCGTTGACCTCGGGAGAAACGTGATCGACCGCGCTCCAGTTGCCGGAAGTATCTTTAATGAAAGCGACATAGTAATAGGTGGTGCCGTTGACCAGGCCGGTGTTGACCTGGTTGAGAGCGGCGCCCGGGGCCGGGATGTCGGAATAGACCAGCGTGCCGGTCGAGCTGTAAACCGTCGGATAACTGCCGGTGAAGCGCCGGAGCTCGATCAGCGCCATGTCGCCGTCGGCCGGGTTGGTCCAGGTGACGGTCGACTGGGTGTTCTCCCCGTCGGTCGCGTTCAGGTTAACTACCTGCGAAGGCGTGGCCGGGACTTCGGTCCCGCTCATCACTTCAAAGGTGTCGGCCGCCGTCGGCGCGGAGGTGCCGTAGGTGTTGGTCACGGTAACGTGCCAGATGCCGACCACCGCGGTCGACGGGATCGTCGCCGTGATCATGGTCGGTGAATTGACGACCAGGCCGGTCAGGGTGAGCGCCGTCGGCGACTGCAATTTGGCGATATTGCCGCTGGCAAAGTTGGTGCCGATGATCTTGATCGTGTGGGCCGTCCCGGTCGGGCCGCGCCGCGGATAGATGTTGGTGACGGTCGGCACGGCGGAGAGGTTGTCCACGATGCTGAAGGCGTTGGTCAGGGTGCCGGTCTGGGTGTCGGGGTTGGTCACAACGACGTTCCAGAGGGCGACCGCGGCGGTCGGCGGCAGGTCGAACGAACAGTTGATCTGCGTCCCGGTGACCGAAGTCACCGTGCCGGTGATGGTGCTGGAGCTGCGGGTCAGGGCGACCGCGGCGCCGGTCTGGAAGTTGGAACCGGTGATGACCGCGCCGACGGTGGTGCCCCGCTGGCCGATCGACGGCGTGATGCCGGTGACGACCGGGGCGGTGCCGGATTGCAGGACGGTGAACCCGTTGGTCAGGGTCCCGGTCTTGGTGTCCGGGTTGGTGACGGTGACGTTGCGGGCGCCGACGGCCGCGCCGGCGGTGATCGTGACCGAGCTGATGGTCAGCTGGGTGGCGTTATTAAATGTAACAGTGCCGGCGGTGACGCCGCTGCCGCTGAAGCCGACGGTCGCTCCGCTCTGGAAATTGGTGCCGTGGACCTTGACGTTGGTCAGGGTCGTCCCCTGGACGCCGACCGCCGGTTCAAGGCTGGTCACGGTCGGGGCGGGCTGGACGTTGATGACGAAGTCGGCGCTGGAGCCGTTGCTGCCGTAGCCGACGACGTCGCCGTTGTTCCCCTGGCCGATCAGATCTTCGTAAGAGACGCCCCATTCGTAACCGCCGTTCTCAAAGGTGGCGGTGGCGGTGGGGAGGACCGCTTCCGCGACGGCGCCGGAGGCGACTTCCACGGTCGGGCCGAGCGTGAAAGTGGCGCCGGTCCCCGCCGAGCGGTAGCGGAAAGTGATCTTAACGTTGCCCCCTTCCGGATCGACGATCGAGGCGCGGGTCCGGACCTGGGCGGTCTTGGCGGTCGCGCCGGTCGCCAGCGCGGTGCTGTCGTAGTTGTACTGCGACATGGTCAGCGTCGAAACGTCGGGCGCGTCGTTGGCGACGTCGGCGTCGGTGGTGGCGGTGCCGTTAAAGAGACCGGTCGGGCTGTCGCTCATCCCGATCTGGTAAAGGTTCCGGTTCAGGACCAGGCCGTCGGACTTGAAGGCGGTGGTCTTCATCAGCGCGGCGGTGGTGGTCCCGGAGATGCCGGCGACGGCCTGCTTGTAGAGGCCGTTGGTCGTCTCGGCCGAGTTGTGCGCTTTCTTGAAGATAAGCCAGGCGCCGTCGGGCGAAACGAAGAACGAGTTCCAGCCGTAGCTGCCCGTAACCCCTGATTTAACGGTGCCGACCAGCGATTCGTCGCTGGTGCTGTAAACCTTGAGATCGGCGCCGTCGGTCCCGTTGACCGCGACAAAAAGCTTGCCGTTGACCACTTTCATATAGGTCGGGTAGGTGAGGCCGGTCAGCTTTTTGCTGTAGGTGATGGTGCCGCTATTATAATTGTAGACGTAGATCTCGCCCGCCTCGGTCTTGCGGGAGACGTAGATCTTGTACGACGCGGTGCCGGGGGTCACGGCGATGTCGAACAGGTTCGTTTTGCCGGCCAGTTGGTCGGTGACGTTGCCGAGCCAGGCGTTGGTCGACGTGTTGTACACGCGGAACCAGCCGACCCCTTTGTCCGCCACGAAGAGCCGGTTCTGGCCGCCGACGGCGAGGCCGGCAGGCGTGGAGGAAGTCGGGCTCCAGTAGGCGCCGGTCAGCTTGACCGGCGAACCGGTCGGCAGGCCGTTGCTGGTCAGGGAATAGGCCCGGACCTCGGAGGTGCTGCCGCTGACGCTTACATATAACTTATCGGCCGCGTCATTGAGCGCCAGGCCGTAGCAGGTGGCGCCGGCCGGCAGGGCGGAATTGGTCGAAGCGGTCCAGCCGACGGAAACGTTCTTGGTGTAGAACCGGACCCGCGCGTTGGCGTTGTCGGCGAACGCGACGGTGAAGTTATTCGGGTTGATCACCGAATTGGCCGGGGTGACGTCGGTAATGGCGGACGCCGCCACGGACAGGGCGGCGCCGAGCAAAACCAGCGCGACGGCCAGTATCCTGGAATATTTCATGTTTTACTCTGCCTCCTTGATCCTGACACCGAGCTTGGTCTGGAAAGCGGCGCTCTGGTCCGCTTCGCGCGCGTCGACGATCAGGTTGAACCGCAATTTAAGAAAGAGGTCGCCGTTCTCGTTGAACGAGGCCGGGATCGGGATGATGAACGGGGTCGGGCTGTCGCCGCAGACCACGGGGAGGGTCTGACCGGCGTCCAGGTCGGCGAACAGCTCTTCGACGTTGGTCAACGTTTCGGTCACGGAGTCGACCATCTGGTACTCGCCCCCTACATAAGTGTACCCTTCTATTGTGTAACCTGCAACATAGACGCGGAGCCGGTTGCTCTCATCGCTGGGGCAGGCGGTGAAGGTCTCGTACCCGTCTTCCGGGCAGCCGGGGACGCCGTTCGCGATATCCTCGTCGCTGAGCTGGTTGATGTTGATCATCCCGTCGAAGCAGCCGTCGGCCGGCATGGTGTCGATCAGGGTGGAGTCGGTGCCGAGCTCGACCCGCAGGGTCAGGTCTTGCAGGTTCTGGCCGGTGATGTAGCCGGATTCCATCAGGATCGCCGGGGTTTCCTGGAAGAAGCTCCCCTGGCCTTCGATCGAGAACCAGATGTCGTCGGGGAGGATCGGGTTGCCGTCGGTGTCGGTCGGCAGGATCACGCCGCCGTCGTCGGTGATGCAGGCGCCGCTTTCGGTGCACTCGTCGTCGCCGTCGGTGTCCGGGGTGTCCATGGGGATGCCGCCGTCGGGCCATTCGTCGCCGACGGAGCCGGTCCCGTTGTCACAGGCGGAAAGCGAAGGGGCCGGGGTGCTGAAAATGCTGGCGACGAAATCGACGGCGTCGGAGAACCACGAAGAGCCGGCATTGGTGTGGCCGGTCACGGTGGCGGCCAGGGAAATCGTATCAGTGAACCGCGGTTTCACGACGCCAAGCGGCGCCGGCCCTTCCGCCGGGAAACTGGCGCCATAGCCCGTTGCCGGATCATAAACTTCCCGACCGACCGTCTGTCCGTTCCGATTGATATAAGTAACTTCCGTCATTTTATTTCCTCCTGGGGACGGTCCTGGAACGGACCGTTCCTATCCATATGATTATCGACAGGTATACCGGGAAATTTCACTAAAACTCGAGGTTTTTTAAGATATCTTCCACTTGCCCAACCAGCTCTTTTTTATCGTTCCCAGCAGCTGGTTGGCCAGATTGACAATCTCCGGTTTCTCGTCGGGCGATTTGACGATCCGCTCCTGCAGGAGCTCGCGGACATACCCGATCTCGACCGGCGAAAAGGAGCGGATTTCTGCCTTCAGCTTGTCGAGATCGCTGTCGCCGCGGGCGATCTCCTCCAGCCAGAGGTGGAGCCGTTTGGTGAGAACTGTCCAGGCGGCATTGCTGACCGGTTCGCAAGGGGAATAGACGGCATCAAGTATCTCATGGGGGTGAAGCAACGCCATCCGTCCGATCGCCTGCTGCCGGACGTCGGCGCTGAGCGGGTAGCTCAGCGCGGCCAATTGTTCCGGGAACGGGAGCTTAGCGATCTCCTCGTCCTGCAGTTCGGTCTTTTTCAAAGTGGAAAAGAGCCACTCGCGCTGTTCCGGCTGGAGGTCGAAAAAGCGGTTGAAGAATATGCCGAACTCGAACAGGAGCTGATTGGCCTCGGCTGGCTCCAACCCCGAAAGGGAGGCGATCCGTTCCCGGTGGTCAAGGAGCTCGTCGATCTGCTCGATCGTCAAGCCGTGGAAATCGAAGAAAGCGCGCAGGTCGCGCAGGATCACGTCGGCCTCTTCCGGCTGATGGGCTTTGTACGCCTTATCGAGGGCGACATAGGCGGTGAACATGATGTTCCGGATCATGTCCGGCTTCATTGCTTCGGCCAGCTTCGGATCGGAGCGGACGTTATTGATTAGCTGTTGCATCATCAGGCGCATGGTGTCGACCAGGACCGGATCGAACCCCTCCCAATATCGTTCCAGGCGGTTAAGTTTGGTTTTGGCTTGGTCGAGCTCGAGCCGGAGGACTTCGGCCTCCTGCCGCAGCTGTTCCAGCTCGACCACCGCCTGGTCGGCGACGCTGACCGGATCGAGCTTTTCCAGTTGGAGATGTTCCGCGGTGAAGACGGTCAGGTCGCGCGCCGCGCGGCGGAGCTCGAGCGGGCGGGTTTCGTCATAGGGGAGGGCGGCCAAACGGCCGAGCGCCAGCCGTTTTTCGGCTTGCCCGCCGGCTCGCTGTAAGAACGCCTTGATCCGGCCCAATCTTTCGACGGTAGGCATTAGTGAGGATCCCTTATCAGACCTGGAACTCCGGCAAAAGCAGGGCGGCGGCCGCTTCCTTGTTCCCCTGGCCGGCCAGGATGCCGAGCACTTTGGCTTTTTCGGCGATGGTGATAGTGGTGTTTAAGATCCGGATAACGTCCGGGTCTTTCCATTTCGTGATCGGCATTACCGTGGTCGGCGCGTCTTCTTCCGCCGCCGCTTTGGCCGGTATGTTCCGGACGGCGGTCGGCGCGTCTTCTTCCGCGGCCGGCACCGGCGTTAAAGCGGTAAGAAAATCCTTGATCGAACCGGCCAGGCCGGCGGCTTTGGCCAGCCGTTCGCTGATCTCCGTGAGGGCGCCGCGGGCGGCTTCGTAGTCGTGCATCTTGTCCGCGATCGCGCCGGCGACGGTGTGCGCCGCTTCGACCAGGGCTTCCTGTTCTTTGATCTCGGCCGCCAAGGAACCGACCACGCGCCAGATCGGCGAGGATTGGTTGGACAGCAAGGCGATGGAATCCGCCGCTTCGGTGGTCGTCGCCGCGATCTTCGACTCGTAGCGGGCGCGGATCGAGATGATCTCGGGATCTTCCTGGTCGATGACGGAGACCCGCTTGGCGAGTATTTCGGGATCGATCTCCTGCCAGATCCCGCGGAGCTCCTCGATCACTTTGGCGCGGCGCTCGTCGATCGCTTTGGTCATGGCGTCTTTCAGGTGCTTGATCCGCTGTTCCGCGTGTTCGCGCGCCAGGGTGACCTGCAGCTCGATATTGTCGAGTTTGAGCTGCCGTTCCTGCTGCAGACCGAGTAAATATCTTTGCTGTTTTTCCAGGGTGTTTCTCGCCACGGTCTGTTGCTGCAGGAGCGGTTCGGCGACCTGCAGGAGATCGCTCCTTAAGGCGCCGATCTGTTGGGCCAAAGGGTCGGCGGCGGCCGCTTGGGGGGGCGGGGGAGCCCAGCTCTCTTCGCGGACCGGCGGCAGATCGACCGGTTTTTGGACCGGCACCGGCGCCGGCGGAGCGGCCGGCGGCTCGTGAATTTCCATCGATTCGGAAACTTCCAGGACCACTTCCCCGTGCCGGTAAATGGCGATCGTCTGGTTGTCGGACGCCTGTTTCTGGGCGGCGGCGTTGATCAGGTCGGCCAGTTCGGCCGGGGCCTTCCCCTGGTTCTGGCGGATGATTTCGGCCAGGGCGTCGAACGACGGAACCGCTTCGAACGCGCCGTCGGTCGCCAGGATAAGCAGGTCGCCGGTTTTCAGCTCGAGCGCCGTTTCGGGCAGGATAACGAACGGCTTGCTGGCGCCGACCGCGTTGTTGATCAGCGAACCGGCAAGCGGCGAGCGGGAATCGCGGAAGTCGCGGCTGGCGGCGTCGATCAGGCGGGCGAGCTGCGGCGCGAACGGCGCCCGCAGGGCGTCGAAACGGCCGAGCCCTTCGCCGGCCAGGTGGGCGTACAGGGCGGCGATGTTCGGGTAGTCCTTGGCGAAACCGGGCTGATCTTTCATCGCCTGATAAAAATTGTCGAGGTTGATGCCGTCGCGGGTCAGCAGGTAGAGCTCGCCGTCGCGGAACAGGTACGCACGCGAATCGCCGAGCGAATTGACGACGGCCCGGTTATCCGTGGCGTTGATCTGGATGGCGGCGACGGTCGTGGCGGCCTGTTTGTCGGTCAGCCCTTCGGCTTTCTGGGTGGCCAGATTGTTGGCCGCGGCATTTAGGCCGTCGACAAAACGGAAATCAGGGGCCAGAGCGAAGGCGGCGCGGAACGACGCGGCGGCGGCTGCTGAGGCCTTTTCCCCGTCGCCGTGGCCGCCGAGACCGTCGGCGACCAGGAGGAGGAATTGGTCCTTGTCGGCGGTGGAATAGCGGGCGACCAGGAGGGCGTCCTCGTTATTGGACCTTCCCCCGTTACCGGTCAAACCGGCGGACGCCGCATTCCCGGCGCTGATCTCGGCAACGCGGCCTTCAGCGCCGCCGCCGATCATCTCGCCGACGAACGGTTCGCCCAATATCTCGCCGCCCGTTTTTTCGGGCGTCTTGGCCTTGACGACCAGGGCCGGCCGTTCGAGCGGCAGTTTGCGCATGGCGGCGTTGA
This window of the Candidatus Margulisiibacteriota bacterium genome carries:
- a CDS encoding IPT/TIG domain-containing protein yields the protein MKYSRILAVALVLLGAALSVAASAITDVTPANSVINPNNFTVAFADNANARVRFYTKNVSVGWTASTNSALPAGATCYGLALNDAADKLYVSVSGSTSEVRAYSLTSNGLPTGSPVKLTGAYWSPTSSTPAGLAVGGQNRLFVADKGVGWFRVYNTSTNAWLGNVTDQLAGKTNLFDIAVTPGTASYKIYVSRKTEAGEIYVYNYNSGTITYSKKLTGLTYPTYMKVVNGKLFVAVNGTDGADLKVYSTSDESLVGTVKSGVTGSYGWNSFFVSPDGAWLIFKKAHNSAETTNGLYKQAVAGISGTTTAALMKTTAFKSDGLVLNRNLYQIGMSDSPTGLFNGTATTDADVANDAPDVSTLTMSQYNYDSTALATGATAKTAQVRTRASIVDPEGGNVKITFRYRSAGTGATFTLGPTVEVASGAVAEAVLPTATATFENGGYEWGVSYEDLIGQGNNGDVVGYGSNGSSADFVINVQPAPTVTSLEPAVGVQGTTLTNVKVHGTNFQSGATVGFSGSGVTAGTVTFNNATQLTISSVTITAGAAVGARNVTVTNPDTKTGTLTNGFTVLQSGTAPVVTGITPSIGQRGTTVGAVITGSNFQTGAAVALTRSSSTITGTVTSVTGTQINCSFDLPPTAAVALWNVVVTNPDTQTGTLTNAFSIVDNLSAVPTVTNIYPRRGPTGTAHTIKIIGTNFASGNIAKLQSPTALTLTGLVVNSPTMITATIPSTAVVGIWHVTVTNTYGTSAPTAADTFEVMSGTEVPATPSQVVNLNATDGENTQSTVTWTNPADGDMALIELRRFTGSYPTVYSSTGTLVYSDIPAPGAALNQVNTGLVNGTTYYYVAFIKDTSGNWSAVDHVSPEVNADTGTPGVVIPDTISPDAVSNLTANPGASAGEVSLTWTAPGDDHMAGTVAGYQVRYATSNSPFANPFTNDNFATTGTTYDTAAWSGLVAGGATESRVLTGLPSSPIMPTYIWVAIKAYDEVPNVGPLGQNSTVETLVKDSLPVPTVTRIYPSRAPNTAATLIVIEGTNFVSGAVANIQTSPATALTGTSIISATKILATVPASLIAGTYHITVTTGGGTSAQTAVDTFEVMNGNEDPTTQAQVLNFNAADGESAQSTLTWTNPVDNDMATIEVRRYTGAYPLAYDPTSPAVYSEGPVEPGATRNFVDTGLIDGVTYYYVAFIKDTSNNWSIVDYTTPGVNADTALPGTAPVDPISSISITREGEAAGSGIKVTWTTDPAGLGVDIYALTCTADTGTGDYSSYFTTDAAAWTKVADNVTIGTYSIPSSVGTGTAQYYKLITHGATLVNSDLTTEVVGKFDIAVGTEPERFFVSIPLELTDYSLESALGGQVQNNDWIGKFNDSEEIVQGSMFTSGSWQDFPVVPAVPKVTNIELGHGYGYFTSTSRFMTVVGRLPEANFSMTVSGGPSANPNWIGQPYPVPVALSSAGLNSTNYSTNIAEASRVFRLKGNAEAEGGAAGLAFHKEETLWTDGSFMDASSLMLKPGKGYYLRDLVNSSTNWQMARPY
- a CDS encoding protein phosphatase 2C domain-containing protein; this encodes MPVKFDRIDRKFLAGVRTRTLAHATWRGPLLRIAERVLKPIATGQQAVSREIKLDALRLQAEINAAMRKLPLERPALVVKAKTPEKTGGEILGEPFVGEMIGGGAEGRVAEISAGNAASAGLTGNGGRSNNEDALLVARYSTADKDQFLLLVADGLGGHGDGEKASAAAAASFRAAFALAPDFRFVDGLNAAANNLATQKAEGLTDKQAATTVAAIQINATDNRAVVNSLGDSRAYLFRDGELYLLTRDGINLDNFYQAMKDQPGFAKDYPNIAALYAHLAGEGLGRFDALRAPFAPQLARLIDAASRDFRDSRSPLAGSLINNAVGASKPFVILPETALELKTGDLLILATDGAFEAVPSFDALAEIIRQNQGKAPAELADLINAAAQKQASDNQTIAIYRHGEVVLEVSESMEIHEPPAAPPAPVPVQKPVDLPPVREESWAPPPPQAAAADPLAQQIGALRSDLLQVAEPLLQQQTVARNTLEKQQRYLLGLQQERQLKLDNIELQVTLAREHAEQRIKHLKDAMTKAIDERRAKVIEELRGIWQEIDPEILAKRVSVIDQEDPEIISIRARYESKIAATTTEAADSIALLSNQSSPIWRVVGSLAAEIKEQEALVEAAHTVAGAIADKMHDYEAARGALTEISERLAKAAGLAGSIKDFLTALTPVPAAEEDAPTAVRNIPAKAAAEEDAPTTVMPITKWKDPDVIRILNTTITIAEKAKVLGILAGQGNKEAAAALLLPEFQV